The following proteins come from a genomic window of Chitinispirillum alkaliphilum:
- a CDS encoding BNR/Asp-box repeat-containing protein, translated as MKGYKMRAISLSFLYLTLSMSVAFGYEWEKVSLPENSSVISIASAGGYQFVLVQETSTIYRRSADSEDWVAVFTGDYAPAIRMMCLGERIYYVKNERTFEYYYSDDYGESWQVSEKGIRQSVFTGKTVKMGDTYINAGGIIQVSDDKGVSWRQIGSLITQSISVGANGVYVGGWGFISYSLDSGATWGYLSEGLPERERVTAVGEIGDSVLIASTEQALYRSMDGGRSWEVHDRSVSVRINYTNVSHFISLNGMHYLNTGTAIFRLNDKGEVVGELDTGFRNGRPLYGGISVFNDALYTSGYNGLHRYCEEVDIWDHVGGIPSGPQRAIRGYHDGENLFAVVESGFDDFYTREPLWTSVYADYSNSSDWSLVLDADYVVRWFSAVGERYYVYGIIPGAMSWHHHGFSDNRGEDWEFTIRNRWVNEVTVSPDLHFFYNDTLYLNHGSNILISTDTLTSWDTLHTASYNIQNLYKLGERIVYEYYHVIPHAGLRNGIFISDDNGETFQKLDHSSMPYYGSLLYSSEKLYSVHKSEKNILISADSGSTWTEFEYDSEQRISELLFASHGVLFGRAVNSGAIFYSVDDGKEWQLFTDPLGNTINFFNENLTLSNDMLFLRTNGELYALSPASLGYVSVRGGMRSRSDPFQSARVRVSGRTLSVELSLLSGRLTDYTITLYDLKGAAVKRNSGIMTTDQNRIQINLSGLARGTYIYRLNAGDQQISGRVIMK; from the coding sequence ATGAAAGGATATAAAATGAGAGCAATATCTTTAAGTTTTCTGTATTTAACTTTGTCAATGTCAGTTGCATTCGGTTATGAATGGGAAAAGGTAAGTCTGCCTGAGAATTCATCTGTGATTAGTATTGCTTCTGCAGGTGGGTATCAGTTTGTTCTTGTTCAGGAAACGTCCACAATTTATCGCAGAAGTGCAGATTCTGAAGATTGGGTAGCCGTTTTTACCGGTGATTATGCCCCTGCGATAAGGATGATGTGCCTTGGAGAACGCATATACTATGTCAAAAATGAAAGAACATTTGAATACTACTACTCTGATGATTACGGTGAAAGTTGGCAGGTTTCTGAAAAGGGAATCCGGCAGAGTGTTTTTACCGGAAAGACAGTGAAAATGGGAGACACCTACATCAATGCCGGTGGTATAATACAGGTCTCTGATGACAAGGGAGTAAGCTGGAGACAGATAGGAAGTTTAATAACTCAAAGCATAAGTGTGGGAGCAAATGGTGTATATGTGGGTGGGTGGGGATTTATATCCTATTCATTGGACTCCGGGGCAACCTGGGGGTATTTATCTGAAGGTCTTCCGGAAAGAGAGCGTGTCACTGCAGTTGGAGAGATTGGTGATTCTGTACTCATTGCTTCAACTGAACAGGCATTGTATCGCTCAATGGATGGGGGACGTTCATGGGAAGTCCATGACAGATCGGTTTCTGTACGAATAAACTACACCAATGTGTCTCATTTTATTTCTTTAAATGGTATGCACTACCTTAATACCGGGACTGCAATATTTCGTCTCAATGACAAAGGAGAGGTAGTCGGTGAACTGGACACCGGATTCAGAAACGGAAGGCCGCTATACGGAGGTATTTCAGTTTTTAATGATGCACTCTATACGTCTGGTTATAACGGATTGCATAGATATTGTGAAGAGGTTGATATCTGGGATCATGTGGGCGGAATACCTTCCGGTCCGCAAAGAGCGATCAGAGGATATCATGACGGAGAGAATCTGTTTGCAGTTGTGGAGAGTGGATTTGACGATTTTTATACACGTGAGCCGCTTTGGACAAGTGTCTATGCAGACTATAGTAACAGTAGTGACTGGAGTCTTGTTCTGGATGCAGATTATGTAGTGAGATGGTTTTCAGCGGTAGGGGAAAGATATTATGTATATGGGATTATACCCGGTGCAATGTCCTGGCATCACCATGGTTTTTCAGACAACCGGGGTGAGGACTGGGAATTTACGATCCGAAACAGATGGGTGAACGAGGTTACTGTTAGTCCGGATCTTCATTTCTTTTACAATGACACACTGTATCTGAATCATGGCTCAAACATTTTGATAAGTACAGATACCCTCACAAGCTGGGATACCCTGCACACTGCATCATACAATATCCAAAATCTTTATAAATTGGGCGAAAGAATAGTATATGAGTATTATCACGTTATACCTCATGCAGGATTGAGGAACGGGATTTTCATTTCTGATGATAACGGTGAAACGTTTCAAAAGTTAGACCATTCGTCAATGCCGTATTACGGTTCGCTTCTGTATAGCAGCGAAAAATTATATTCTGTACATAAAAGTGAAAAGAATATTTTGATTTCTGCTGATTCCGGTTCTACCTGGACAGAATTCGAGTATGATTCGGAACAAAGGATCAGTGAACTGTTGTTTGCAAGCCATGGTGTACTTTTTGGCAGAGCCGTCAATTCCGGTGCGATCTTTTATTCTGTGGATGATGGCAAAGAATGGCAACTGTTTACAGATCCCCTTGGTAATACCATCAATTTCTTCAATGAAAACCTCACATTGAGCAATGATATGCTGTTCCTCAGAACTAACGGAGAACTTTATGCCCTGTCTCCGGCTTCTCTGGGGTATGTATCAGTAAGGGGCGGAATGAGAAGCCGCTCGGATCCGTTTCAATCCGCTCGGGTAAGAGTGTCCGGCCGGACTTTGTCTGTTGAGCTGAGTTTATTATCAGGCAGGTTGACTGACTACACAATAACCCTTTACGATCTTAAGGGCGCAGCAGTGAAAAGAAACAGTGGGATAATGACAACCGATCAAAACAGAATTCAAATAAACTTGTCAGGTTTGGCCCGGGGAACTTACATATACAGGCTAAATGCAGGGGATCAACAGATCTCCGGAAGAGTAATAATGAAATGA
- a CDS encoding tRNA (5-methylaminomethyl-2-thiouridylate)-methyltransferase, translated as MEKNITAIGLLSGGLDSTLAAKLILEQGIKIVAVNFVSPFCNCTSQNAGCSAVVKAVQQLGDIPLKRISMGDEYLRMVRDPKYGHGSGMNPCIDCRIMKISMAAEYMKEIGADFLFTGEVLGQRPMSQHRRAIDIIDKGSGVKGLILRPLSAAHFEPTIPEIEGWVDRDKFLDITGRSRKPQIALAEEKGIHDFPCPAGGCKLTEKHFSDRLRDYLDHTENPSVKDMALLKVGRHFRNENGDKIIVARDEIEGSILEQLSRLNDHLLMPDFPAPTVILKGTDLKTAVEKMMQYTKHKTDDESVIWHVKDGVKENRKISEFTSSLS; from the coding sequence ATGGAAAAAAACATTACCGCAATAGGGCTGCTTTCTGGCGGTCTTGACAGTACACTTGCCGCAAAATTGATCCTGGAACAGGGTATAAAGATAGTTGCAGTTAATTTTGTATCGCCTTTCTGTAACTGCACCTCTCAGAATGCCGGGTGCTCAGCTGTTGTCAAAGCTGTGCAGCAACTGGGTGATATCCCTCTGAAACGAATCAGTATGGGGGATGAATATCTCCGGATGGTCAGAGATCCAAAGTATGGACATGGCTCGGGGATGAATCCCTGTATAGATTGTCGTATTATGAAAATCTCCATGGCTGCTGAGTATATGAAAGAGATAGGGGCAGATTTTCTTTTCACCGGCGAAGTTCTTGGACAGCGTCCCATGTCACAGCACAGACGGGCAATCGATATCATAGATAAAGGGTCTGGTGTGAAGGGGTTGATTCTCAGGCCTCTTTCTGCAGCGCATTTTGAGCCCACTATTCCGGAAATTGAAGGGTGGGTGGACAGAGATAAATTTCTCGATATTACCGGAAGGTCAAGAAAGCCGCAGATCGCTCTTGCTGAGGAGAAGGGGATTCATGATTTTCCATGCCCCGCAGGAGGGTGCAAGTTAACGGAGAAACATTTTTCCGATAGACTCAGGGATTATTTAGACCACACCGAAAACCCTTCAGTTAAGGATATGGCTCTGCTTAAGGTTGGCAGGCATTTCAGAAACGAAAACGGGGATAAGATAATCGTGGCCCGGGATGAGATTGAGGGTTCGATTCTTGAGCAATTATCCAGACTTAATGATCATCTATTGATGCCGGATTTTCCTGCCCCGACAGTCATTCTCAAAGGCACAGATCTGAAAACTGCCGTTGAGAAGATGATGCAGTATACAAAACATAAAACAGATGATGAGTCCGTAATCTGGCATGTTAAGGACGGGGTTAAAGAGAACAGAAAAATTTCGGAGTTCACATCTTCACTTTCATAA